A part of Limihaloglobus sulfuriphilus genomic DNA contains:
- a CDS encoding prepilin-type N-terminal cleavage/methylation domain-containing protein has translation MIQKADKSTGPVPAAYRTRYSGFSLTEVLVAAGILTVGMMLVLTLFPLGIQLTAETVKQNMASVVASEAFAKVRLHIVNVESFIDANDDTEKTELFDNAAGGGVNIRDWDFYYPSTPLRAADASDQPESSRYFWSALIRPVNPQTGIFQVTVLVFYRQDMQSEFYTETGTDDELELIEVSVTDPGMVDIESWLEYGGDHWLITEDSPIIDSKTGRIYRVMEKRVENNDAVFRIDRGWVERYGDPDQSSTNSDLPADVWIVPPPVGASGTNCIGVFQRVMSVEN, from the coding sequence TTGATCCAGAAAGCTGACAAAAGCACGGGCCCTGTGCCCGCCGCATACCGAACGCGTTACAGCGGCTTTTCCCTTACTGAGGTGCTTGTCGCCGCGGGGATACTCACCGTAGGCATGATGCTCGTGCTTACGCTTTTCCCCCTGGGAATACAGCTTACGGCAGAGACGGTTAAGCAGAATATGGCATCTGTTGTCGCCTCCGAGGCGTTTGCCAAGGTGCGGCTGCATATTGTAAACGTGGAGAGCTTCATAGATGCCAACGATGATACAGAAAAAACAGAGCTTTTTGACAATGCTGCAGGCGGCGGTGTCAATATAAGAGACTGGGACTTTTATTACCCATCTACCCCGCTGCGTGCTGCGGATGCGAGTGACCAGCCGGAGTCATCACGTTACTTCTGGTCGGCTCTTATCAGGCCTGTCAACCCCCAGACCGGCATCTTCCAGGTTACCGTTCTGGTTTTTTACCGTCAGGACATGCAGTCTGAATTTTATACTGAAACCGGCACAGATGATGAGCTTGAGCTGATTGAGGTAAGTGTCACTGACCCCGGAATGGTTGACATTGAAAGCTGGCTTGAGTATGGCGGAGATCATTGGCTGATAACAGAAGACTCGCCGATTATAGACAGCAAGACCGGCAGGATATACCGTGTCATGGAAAAACGCGTTGAAAACAACGATGCCGTTTTCCGCATTGACCGCGGCTGGGTAGAGCGGTACGGCGACCCCGATCAGAGCAGCACCAATTCTGACCTGCCGGCAGATGTCTGGATAGTACCGCCGCCGGTGGGAGCCTCGGGAACCAACTGTATAGGTGTGTTCCAGCGGGTTATGAGCGTTGAGAATTAA
- a CDS encoding prepilin-type N-terminal cleavage/methylation domain-containing protein translates to MQNFKNIQAINDSDKRRLYAFTLVELLVALALVVIMLGISALVF, encoded by the coding sequence ATGCAGAATTTTAAAAACATACAGGCTATAAACGACAGTGATAAACGCAGGCTTTATGCTTTCACGCTTGTTGAGCTGCTTGTGGCGCTGGCCCTTGTTGTGATTATGCTGGGAATTTCGGCACTGGTTTTTTAA